ACAGACTTGCAGGTTTGTAGCAAACGGTTCAAAGATATCAATCATCGATAATGCGCGTAATCATACTTCAGTCGACTTATACCACAAACCTTGAAAGGATGTCTCCGAATCATATCCGCACGAATAATTTCCACTTTCATTTCCGGCTATGATTTCCTCGAGGCGCCAAGGTGGCATGATAGCCGTCTGTGACTGTCGGACTTCTACTCGCATCAGGTGGTCGTCGCCGGTATGAATGGGGGCCGAGGTACGATGGATGCAGAGGGCGCGGTTGTCCCGCATGAGAGCCCTTCCCAGGGCATGCGTGTAGCGGGGTCAGGAATAAAGTCCCACTAGAAAGCATATCAAATCAGTTCTGTCAGACAACAGGGCATGTCGATCGGCATTGAAAATAGACCCACTCTCGGCATCCAATTTTGACCCACTCACCAGCGTTGCCGTATTCTGTTCAAAACCTTTCTCCTCCGTTTTAACACTCCCAGTGGATGGCTTTCATCCAACGGCTGGTCTGTTTTAAGGCACTGCGAAAATTGTATTCATGTCAAATAGTCATATGCTTTATCCATCTGCCGAAAATTCGTGCCTTCGATCCATTGGTCTGGATTCATCCAATAACATGCTCTTGAGTCTCGACCCTGCAATAAAATCAGACCTGCAATGGATGAACTATCTTATTGTACTGAAAGGAGAATAGGACGTGTTGGAAATGATAGAGTAGCCTGCTCCTGCAAATGGCGCAGATATTGCGTCGATTCACTTGGGTAATTTTGATCGATACTCCCCATTGTATACGGTAAACCACGGATAACGCAGGGATATATTTTTTCGGATCGATGTTCGGGAATGTTTTTTTCTCCGCGTTGTGATCTCCTCCATAGTCGGAAACGATTCCCACCATCCATCCACTGCTCCGTGCCATGCGGAGGCCTGCAGGATGTCTTCGAACATGCGGATAAAAGAATATTTTTATCACTGCGTGCTTTCCCTGAATCCATTCTGTCAAACATCTAAAAAAAGCCTTTGTTGTCATGATTCAATAGGAAAATCCGACAAAGTCCAACTTACAGTGTCAGTGGGAAGTGGTTTATTCGTCTCAGGTCAAATTGATCATCATCAATAACTGAAGGAGGAATCGATCATGTTTACCAGGCCCAGTTTAAACATCGTGGATTGTATTGCATTCAACGCAAAATTCCGGGGAGATCGTGTCGCTTTCATCTGCGGCGAGCATCGCATCAACTGGAGGGAATTTAACAAGTACACCAATAAGATAGCTAATTCCCTTGTCAAATCGGGCCTCAAGAAAGGCGAAAAGGTCGGTTTGCTATGTCTCAACAGCATAGATGCCATCGCGGTATTGTTCGGAACCATGAAAGCAGGAGGAGTCATTGTCCCGCTCTCGTTATTATTAACCCCGCAAATGATTGCCTGCCTTGTGAAGGATGCGGCGTGCAGATTCTTTTTTACGGATTCATATTTAAAGCCGCTTGCCGATTTTTCCCTGCTGGAGGTTGACTCGATTCCAAAGGAAAAACGCATCTCCATCGGGTTCGAAGAGGAGAGATACACATCGTTACAGTCTTTTATCGATGAGTCATCGGAAGACCTGCCGAATGTCTTGCTGAATGATGATGACGAGGCATGCATTATCTATTCATCCGGAACCACCGGAGCACCGAAGGGCATTATCCATACGCATCTATCGAGAACGATGTTTGCCCTTTCCATGACGATATCTGCAGGTGGGATTAGCGCTTCAACGGTCATGATTGCAACGACGCCGCTCTTTGCCAACACCTTCTGGGGAACGATCATGCCCACGATGTTCGCCGGCGGGACAACGGTCATGTTGACCATGTTTTCACCCGGTGGATTTCTGGAGGCTGTTCATAAAGAACGAGGAAAAATTGCGATGATGGTGCCGACGCAGTTCCAGGGGGTCCTCAACCATCCGGATTTGAACAAGTATGACGTTTCCAGTCTTTCCTTGCTGATCTGTGCGGGAGCAACATTACCGGTCCCCTTGAAAAAGCAGATCATTGAAAAATTCGGCAATATCCTCACGGAAGCGTACGGAATAACGGAGGGTATAGCCACAAACATCCTGCCGGAATATATCCTGGAGAAGCCGACTTCCGTCGGCATTCCTGTATTTGGCGCCGACGTGCGAATCATCGACGACGAAGGCAAGGGGCTTCCTGCAGGCGAAGTGGGTGAGATTGCAGGATATTCTCACTGGTTCATGAAGGGCTATCACAACAATCCCCAAGCCACCGCGGAGATGGTCTGGCTTGATGAGAGCGGCCGCACCTTCATGCGTACCGGCGATATGGGACGGCTTGATGACGACGGGTTCCTGTATATCGTCGATCGCAAAAGAGACATGATCGTATCCGGCGGCCTCAATGTGTTTGCCGTCGACATTGAGGGTATTCTCCAGCAGCATGAAGAGATTAAAGACGTGGCGGTTATCGCCATCCCGCACGACAAATGGGGGGAGACTCCGCTGGCCTTGGTGATCCGGAAACCGGGAGCGAAGAGCACGGAGGAAGAGATAAAGGAATGGGCGAATGCGAAGCTGGCAAAGTATCAGCGGATAGGTCGTGTGGAATTTCGGGAAGAGGACTTCCCTCGCAATGTTCTGGGAAAAGTTCTCAAGCGCGTGCTCCG
This DNA window, taken from Syntrophales bacterium, encodes the following:
- a CDS encoding AMP-binding protein, whose protein sequence is MFTRPSLNIVDCIAFNAKFRGDRVAFICGEHRINWREFNKYTNKIANSLVKSGLKKGEKVGLLCLNSIDAIAVLFGTMKAGGVIVPLSLLLTPQMIACLVKDAACRFFFTDSYLKPLADFSLLEVDSIPKEKRISIGFEEERYTSLQSFIDESSEDLPNVLLNDDDEACIIYSSGTTGAPKGIIHTHLSRTMFALSMTISAGGISASTVMIATTPLFANTFWGTIMPTMFAGGTTVMLTMFSPGGFLEAVHKERGKIAMMVPTQFQGVLNHPDLNKYDVSSLSLLICAGATLPVPLKKQIIEKFGNILTEAYGITEGIATNILPEYILEKPTSVGIPVFGADVRIIDDEGKGLPAGEVGEIAGYSHWFMKGYHNNPQATAEMVWLDESGRTFMRTGDMGRLDDDGFLYIVDRKRDMIVSGGLNVFAVDIEGILQQHEEIKDVAVIAIPHDKWGETPLALVIRKPGAKSTEEEIKEWANAKLAKYQRIGRVEFREEDFPRNVLGKVLKRVLREPYWNDRS